Proteins from one Poecile atricapillus isolate bPoeAtr1 chromosome 14, bPoeAtr1.hap1, whole genome shotgun sequence genomic window:
- the PLD6 gene encoding mitochondrial cardiolipin hydrolase translates to MCRIRCKGSVCGAGFAVRVAVPGEGSGFGEGFGAWGRVGAGISEPGPAPCGGRSSPQAAPASAAAARAGPGRAMRAAGAALAAAAVSVVLLAVAAWRRARPVREVLFFPSRPCCIEALLAEAAEPGAPVRPCPCPLPSGDTALSRLVRRLLSARRSLDLCVFAFSCPQLARTVQLLHHRGVRVRLVTDAQYMGMHGSQIGRLRHAGIQVRHDQHSGYMHHKFAIVDRRMLITGSLNWTAQAIQSNRENVLVVEDAEYVKAFQDEFERIWEEYNPANYKFFPKGSK, encoded by the exons ATGTGTCGCATCCGCTGCAAGGGCTCGGTGTGCGGTGCAGGGTTCGCTGTCAGGGTTGCGGTACCTGGGGAGGGGTCGGGGTTCGGGGAAGGGTTCGGAGCCTGGGGCAGGGTCGGTGCCGGGATTtcggagcccggcccagccccgtGTGGCGGCCGCTCCTCCCCACAGGCCGCTCCCGCCTCAGCCGCGGCtgcgcgggccgggccgggccgggccatgagggcggcgggggcggcgctggcggcggcggcggtgaGCGTGGTGCTGCTGGCGGTGGCGGCCtggcggcgggcccggcccgtcAGGGAGGTTCTGTTCTTCCCTTCGCGGCCCTGCTGCATCGAGGCGCTGCTGGCCGAGGCCGCCGAGCCCGGGGCGCCCGTCCGGCCCTGCCCGTGCCCGCTGCCGAGCGGCGACACCGCCCTGAGCCGCCTGGTGCGCCGCCTCCTCTCCGCCCGCCGCTCGCTCGACCTCTGCGTCTTCGCCTTCTCCTGCCCGCAGCTCGCCCGCACCGTGCAGCTCCTGCACCACCGCGGGGTCCGTGTTCGCCTGGTGACGGACGCGCAGTACATGGGCATGCACGGCTCCCAGATCGGCCGCCTGCGCCACGCGG GGATCCAGGTGCGCCACGACCAGCACAGCGGGTACATGCACCACAAGTTCGCCATCGTGGACCGGAGGATGCTCATCACAGGCTCCCTCAACTGGACCGCCCAGGCCATCCAGAGCAACCGGGAGAATGTGCTGGTCGTGGAGGACGCCGAGTATGTGAAGGCTTTTCAAGATGAGTTTGAAAGGATTTGGGAAGAGTACAATCCTGCCAATTACAAGTTTTTTCCCAAAGGCAGTAAATAA